The Phoenix dactylifera cultivar Barhee BC4 chromosome 15, palm_55x_up_171113_PBpolish2nd_filt_p, whole genome shotgun sequence genome contains a region encoding:
- the LOC103704271 gene encoding 1-aminocyclopropane-1-carboxylate synthase 8, whose amino-acid sequence MHKNLLSRKAACDSHGQDSSYFLGWEEYEKNPYDPNTNTSGIIQMGLAENQLSFDLIESWLESHPNLAGFKRDGTASIFRELALFQDYRGFPAFKKYHTLRSFYHNSDRFDRDLKWRTGVEIVPIQCSSSNGFEITKAALEEAYGRAKKLHLGVKGVLITNPSNPLGTSTTRHELDTLLDFVVARDIHLVSDEIYSGTSFGSPGFISVAEAMIGRGNVSHRVHIVNSLSKDLGLPGFRVGAIYSRNDYVVAAATKMSSFGMISSHTQYLLSELLSDKEFMRKYTEENKRRLKERHRQLVKGLQTAGVGCLRSNAGLYCWADMRHLLESKTFEGERELWKKMLYEVGLNISPGSSCHCNEPGWFRVCFANISVDTLNVAIRRLKTFVDSCLCSQDSGRLLRGLPLCPSRKRRIPLPPHESSVGSCNGHLEICAGG is encoded by the exons ATGCATAAGAATCTGCTCTCAAGAAAGGCTGCATGCGACTCTCATGGACAGGATTCCTCTTACTTTCTGGGGTGGGAGGAGTATGAGAAGAACCCTTACGACCCAAACACCAACACAAGTGGAATCATTCAAATGGGCCTTGCAGAGAACCAG CTATCGTTCGATCTCATCGAGTCGTGGCTCGAGAGTCACCCCAACCTAGCGGGGTTCAAGAGAGACGGTACTGCATCCATATTCCGCGAGCTGGCACTGTTCCAGGATTATCGTGGCTTTCCTGCTTTCAAGAAA TACCATACTCTAAGATCATTTTACCACAACTCCGACAGGTTTGATAGAGACCTCAAATGGCGAACCGGAGTGGAGATTGTTCCCATACAGTGCTCGAGCTCCAATGGCTTCGAAATCACAAAAGCCGCTCTAGAAGAAGCATATGGACGGGCCAAGAAACTCCACTTGGGAGTAAAAGGAGTCCTGATAACAAACCCTTCGAATCCGTTGGGCACCTCGACAACCCGACATGAACTCGACACCCTTCTCGACTTTGTCGTCGCCAGAGACATCCATCTCGTCAGCGACGAGATCTACTCGGGGACCAGCTTTGGTTCCCCTGGGTTCATCAGCGTTGCAGAGGCCATGATCGGTAGAGGCAATGTTTCGCACCGCGTGCACATCGTTAATAGTCTCTCGAAAGATCTTGGGCTCCCGGGATTCCGGGTGGGTGCAATCTACTCTCGCAATGACTACGTCGTGGCTGCCGCTACCAAGATGTCAAGCTTCGGCATGATCTCCTCCCACACCCAATACCtcctctcggagctgctctccGACAAGGAATTCATGAGAAAATACACCGAGGAGAACAAGAGGAGGCTTAAGGAGCGGCACAGGCAACTTGTCAAGGGACTCCAGACTGCCGGTGTTGGTTGTTTGAGGAGCAATGCAGGGCTGTACTGCTGGGCGGACATGAGACACCTGCTCGAGTCCAAGACATTTGAAGGAGAGAGGGAGCTGTGGAAGAAGATGCTGTATGAAGTGGGACTAAACATCTCGCCGGGCTCTTCATGTCACTGCAACGAGCCCGGGTGGTTTCGTGTCTGCTTTGCCAACATCTCAGTGGACACCCTCAATGTTGCGATCCGACGCCTCAAGACCTTCGTAGATTCCTGCCTCTGCAGCCAAGACTCGGGCCGGCTCCTGAGAGGACTGCCGTTGTGTCCTTCACGCAAAAGGAGGATTCCCCTCCCTCCGCACGAATCCAGCGTTGGATCGTGCAATGGTCATTTGGAGATCTGTGCTGGCGGATGA